The Tenrec ecaudatus isolate mTenEca1 chromosome 4, mTenEca1.hap1, whole genome shotgun sequence region TCCTTTTAAAATGCAAGCAAGGAAGATTAAATTCTTAACCTTTCTTAATAGAATGTAGGCACCCACATGTAGGTGGCTATTTATATAATACTTTCTCAATATATTCTGATTAATGAAGATTATTTTCAAAGCAAAAACTCATCTAGAAGCCTACTATACAAATAGGGAAAATGATTGATATTGGACGGAAGAGGAGATGGATGAACCTTTTTACCTGCCCACCCAGCACCATTGTTACCCATCAAGTTGGTTTCTGAAGTACCACCTACGGCACTCAGACCTGTATAGAACAAGGCTTGAAGGACACAAATCATAGACTAACCTCTTCCtttgggaaactgaggccccaaGAGCTGAAGTGAGTTTTACAAGGTCTTAAAGTTCCTGGCCAAGACAGACACAACTCCTCTTGTTTCCAGTACAATATTTTATGTCCATGTTAGCCTGCTGTCTTGGAGGATAGAGGCCATAATGTCACCTTATGATATTGCtcttggcagtgggttttgcaaAGGAAGCCAGAGGTCATTGCTGGGAACTTTGAAACCATCTCTAGGGCTGTGGAGCTTATTGTAGGTGGTAAAAATAAGGAAATGGAGCTGCTCTCTTCAAATACTTATTTTATAGTGGCCTTCGTATTCTAATTTCCCATGCATCAGAGAGAGCTTCCAGGTAAAGTTGACACCACAGGAAGCCCAACTGCCTATCTGTGAAGAATGGCATGGCACTGGCCAGGAAGAGTCGGTTCTGTCCATGAATgttcttattttattaaataagaaTACATTTTATTATGTCTATGGTTATTGGAAATGCACACAGCAGTACATAcaacaattccacaacttctacatgtatgatTCAATGACACTGAGTACAGTCCTGAAGCTGTGTAACTATTCTCATCCTCCTTTCTGGAATTGTTTCTCCTTCATTAACATAAAATCACTCTGCTGTTTAGCGTGTTGAGCTGCTGTTGGCAGTTTGGTTCCCCATATGTAATTCTTTAAAATAGTACAGTGCTCAAGGTCATCATTGATCACTAATTAAGCCTTACTGTTCCTGGTTTAAAGAACACATCAGTGCTCTCTTTGGCAGATGTGTTAAAGTGCCAAGATTGTTTTATGGTAATAGTTTTTGGAGTGAGTCCAGCCTCCATGCCTCCAGAAAGTATAGATTCCATGAATTTTCCCCTCTCTGCTTTGATCACGATTTTATGTGCAGTTTCAGGAACTGGGTGTTAACGAAAAGTAGCCAATTGCTCATGAAGCCAATTAACCATACACTCCATGGAACGTTTTCATGTTTAAGTAGAATTACAAATCAGAAACAGCCAATATGGACAAACTGGTGACTCATGGATCAgtcataaaataaattatttttgcattctaCTTGTCAATTGAGAGCCCAACGACATCTACATGTTAGCAGACACATAAGTGAATGATCTGTAGAGACATGGGTTTTCTAGCAAATATAGTTTAAGAAGAGATTAATCTGATTTCTGATCACAGATCGAGGTGGGTGTACATTATTTATGCCATATGCAATGCTTATATCCCAGGCATCAATGATACCTATATGAAGATCCTGGAAAATGTCCTTTAGAACAAGATACTGAATGTAGCCATGAAAGTTACCGAATCTCTCTGTATCACTGTACATCTCCCTGACGTTTTCTGTCTTGATGATTACCATGGTGTCTGGGCTTCTCCAGAGAAGACGCCGAACAGCTTTGTGGATGTTGAGGACTCTTCGAATAAAAATGTCAATGGGAAAGGGTCTGAAATGCTGACCCAGAGAAATTACAATGATAGTCTTTTGTCCTCCTCCAATTCTGTCAATGACCCGTGCAATGTATTCCATCTCTTTGACTGAATACGTTAATGATCCAATCAAAGGGTAACTGTGTTTTTGCCACTGGATGTTGATATTGCTATCCAAGTCCACAGCAAGTTGATGTTGAAATTTTCCAGAAATGTGCAGATCCACTGACTTCAGTGCTGATGATACGGAATCCCAAAATCAAAGGAGAACAAGATCATCAGGGTTAGGATTAACTAGTCATGAAGAtagaagatttttattttaaaaatggaatagaTGACCATATCTAATTTTTCATAGTTTAAATGAAATAAtagttttgaaaattattttaaacatcACGTAGGTTTATTGGGGGAGTTCCTGGATCTTTCAAATGGTTAATCCATTGGCTAagagctggtgatctacttctataaAAGCAGCCCCAGATAGTTTATGGAGCACACATGATTCCCTATCAATTGGACCAGCTTGATTCTAAGTtaactttctttttaatattgctTGTTTGGCACTTGGCTGATGTACCTTGAAATGCATAGAATGTTGTATAGTCACTACCTCACCAGATACTGTTATTAATCCCAGTTGACTGATGAGGAAAGTGAGAGGAATGAAGTAACATATCGAAGATCAAGGTGCCCAGTGGCACATTAACTGACTCCCTTTTAGCCAATGTGAAATGTCATCATCTTCTTCCTGGTATCTGCCTTCTCAATGATTAACAATCATGATAGCTTATGTTTGTAAGGGATTTATCTACATCAATGATTAACAATCATGATAGCTTATGTTTGTAAGGGATTTATCTACATCAGACTGTATTCCAGATATTTTGCATATAATACTCAGTATCCTCAGGACAACCTTACTAGGTGGGTAGTAAGgtctccattttacagaggagcaAAGTGAACGGACACTTGCAAAGCATGTGGAGTCAACAGGTTGTATAGACTGAGCGTTGCCATGCTTTCTTGTTAAGGTATGTAGACAATATAATATCATCAATGACCTTCAGCTCTATCAATAATTTCCTGAGCACACAGGGTAAACACTGAAGTGTGTATTTTGGGAAATAGGAATGTAATGAACCTTTTCCTATATTGGTTCCCTCCCAGACCTTTAACAGTAATTTTGTAAGGAAAAGATATTGATGTCTCATGAAAATTTTTAATGTGGTATGCTTAAGGAAGATGAAAAAGAAGAGATGTGTTTCATATTCCCTTTTCTCTTTGAAATGAAATAAATTTCCAGAAAGAATGTCAATAAGTGCTTAGACTAAGACGTACTATTGATGGTCTCTTTGAAGTATTCCATCCACTGGCGAATTGTGGAGTCTCCCAAGAGATAGATGAATTTTCCTTTCAGGCATTCTTTCATTTTGATAGGAGTCAAGCTACAGGAGGCAGGATTCCACGTGTCTTCCCAGACATACCCACTGGGGACTGAGGATGTCATGCCAAGCTTGCATTTCTCTTTCCTTGGAACTGCTTTCTCTGCCAAATAATCAATAAGAAACAATCTTCTAAAATGTAGAATTACCAATATGCATGTACTAGACACATACTATCTTTTCTAGCTATTTTTTttgtagtggttacctgttggcctGTGatttgcatggtcggcagttcaaaaccaccagcagctctgcaggagaaagactgggatttctactcctgtaaagacgtacagtcttggaaacccaagggcagtgggttggtttttgGGGTTAGAAAGTTGGCTGTAATAGTGGAAATGTAAAATTGAATTTTTCAGTCAATTATGTCTCTGAAGTTAAATTTCCAAATGATCCCTACTATTGATTGTTCTAGGAGTGGATGCTTGCTTCCAGAATAGGGGAATATGGCCTTTTGGGTAAATGACATATATTTTAATGGGAATAAACCCATCAATCTTTACTTTGCATTTTATTACACTGTCATTTTAGCCCATATTACCCCCAAGATTGTCATGTTCTATTACACTCTCTGAAAAACTATGACTAAACTATATAAGTATTTGAGCGGCAAGGTGgtgagataaaaaataaaataaatcaagacCAAAATCTGGTGTGACTTGGAATCTGGCAAATTTGAATGGATGTGGTTGCTCGGTGGAGGCCCAAGTTGTGCCAAGTGCTAAACCGTTGTTTTAAGAAGCGTCTGAGAGGATGGTGAAGAGTCTTTGGTGACGTAGAGCATTGATTATTTACCTACCAAAGAGAAGCAGGTTAATATTCTAACATCTAGGATGAGTGAAACAAGGATTTCAGGGTGAATAATTTTATTAGTGACTGTACTAAATAAGCTCTATATGTTGAACTTCAAGAGACCCATAATTTTTTGCCTTAAAGAGACTGAAATGAGTCAATGCAGCTGTGAAAGTACTCCTATGTGTGAAAAGTACTTGAAAAACAGCAGCGGTGAGAATATGGGCATGTCTGGTTGGAGATTCTTGGGTTAGCAGTGATGCGGGCAGGAATAACGTTTGGTCAGGTGTGTTGCAACAGTGGTGCCTGTGGTGTGAGGGGCGGTGGTGAGGTAGGGATTTAGAAAACGGTGTTGCACTGAGAAAGAGTTTTGACATGTGCAGGTTATTGTGTCAGATGCACGGGTAATATGTGTCTTGCCAAGTAGATTGGTGATGAGAAATTCAGTTTCTGAAACAGGTTTATGATATCCTAGGTATTCCCTTTATTCACTCACTTACAGAACTGGTACCTTAGGCTACCTTGGCCAAGGCAGATTGTCAGAGTTCCTTCACAACCAAGGACAGTGAACAAAGACGAGAGCTTTTCAGGGAGTCTGAGACTCAGCACAGAGGACAGTGGTCTGATCCCCTTGCATATGGACTCACCAGGAGCTGGAGGCCAACATGATAATAGCTATCAGCAATGGCAACAGGACTAAGGGCTGCTTACCAGGCTCAGGGGAAATACTGTCACAGTTGGAGACATGAATGGTCTTGAAGTTTTCTATAATCTCTACTCCCACGTTtgaccttagagaaacaaataagaaATTAGCCTGCAGGGAGTCCTAGATACAGGAAACAAGATACCTCGGATTATCCAGCTTTGGTTATTCCTTGTATAATAAGTTAACTACTATGCCCACATATTGAGAACATTTTACAGACTTTACAGAGCATTTTGGAAAATGTAATTTCTATGCCCACAGATACAGAGCATTTAGTAAACTGTAATTTCTTAGCTTATTAGTGCTATGAGGTACAGACATCCAATAGGTGTGTGAGGTAATTTATTGAGTGGAAGAAGGAcaacgttgttgttaggtgacatcaaatTGGTCccgctcatagtgaccttcaTACCATCGGTGAAAAGGAAACACTACCTCGTACTTGAGCAATGCTCACAACTGTGATGCTGCAATGGTGTTTGAGTTCTTTGTTTCAGCCACCATGTTACTCACCCCGCCTTGACGGACTGCCCTTtctcattaccaagcatgatgtccttttccagaaacagtATACAATCATCTATTTCCAACCCTCTTTTAatgtttatttctgtgttttactGATACCGtttccattgttttttttttttcagtgacaaAGTTTAACAATCAAAATTGTTTGGGGACCAGCAGAGAGTGGACCCAGTACCCAGTCAATTCACAAATCTTTCCCAAATGACTTTTCACAGGTGTCAAGATTGAcaaccaccacctgtctgtcagttcaTCGTAGTATAGAGTTTGTGTATTACTGTAATGTTGGAAACTATTCAATGGTATTTCAACTACCAGAATGGCCACCCAaggtgaagaggtttcagcagagcttccagaccaagaacagactatgaagccaGAGTAGATGATCTACTTCTCAGGAATTAACCACTGGAAACTTTATGGTGAACAGCGGAACCCAGTTACATGACTATGAAAACATTGTCCGAAGATAATGAAAATGAGCAGGGGAACACAGTAACAGAGAGTGCCAGAAGGTGAGCCCTTCAGGTCAGAATGCACTCAAAATATGTTGCCTTTTCCAAGTAGCATTGTTCATAAGGATGTGAATGGAGATAAGATTCAGAGACTTTCATTTACTCATGGGCAAGGTTCCAAATAAGAATTCTGGTAAACATTGATTAATAATAACAATTTGGTATGTATTAAATATGAATacagggaaattggaagttgtcaaaaaatgaaatttaataCAAAAAGATCCATATACTTTTTTGCATATAGGCATTACCAAAATGCATATGGGCattaactgaaatggactggtatagccattttgaatgagataatcatatggtttactatgctgggcatGACAAAGTCAAGAGAATGTCATGACACTCATCATGAAATAGGACATTGCAAGATTccccttaaagtacaatgctgtctgtgattggataatatctatgtgcacAGGAGGGAATCCAGTCAATGCACCTGTTCttccaatttatgcaccaatcacaaaagcgagtgatgaagaatttgaagaatcCTTCCTTCTGAAACGGATGAGACATGCAATCAAAATCCATGCATAATTATTGGAGATTGTAATTTTAAAAAACGCAAATAATGAGGAAGgtacagtagttgaaaaatatgactTTAGTGGGAGAAATGAAGTGTGAGATCATATAATATAGTTTTGAAAGACCTATGAGTTAATGGCAAATACCTTTTCCCACAACAATATGTTCATGTATATATGAACCTTACCAGACGGGATACACAGATATCCAATTgactgtttctgtgagaaggaaaAATGGACAAATTCACTGAGCAGTCTAAATGAGACCAGGGGCTGGCTGTGgcacagaccaccaattgctcctatgtaagttcaggttgaaattgaagaaacatttaaaattctatcagcattgactctatggcagtgagtttggttttatgagaGCCATACTTTGACTTTGAGtatattttgagaacatctcaagaacagaattgATACAAAGAGTACTAAGGACAGAAGCCCGATGAGCTGCGGACATGATATCAAGAACCtcacacacgaagaaagcaaaccaaaggaccaaactcactgttatggtGTTGATCatgactcgtggtgaccccacaggatagggtagaactgctcctgtgggtttctattctctttgtggagtagaaagccaaggagtggctggtggtttcaaactgttgacctagtggttagcagaccaaagcATCACCCCTAAGCCACAAGGACTTCTGGAAGGTATAATTACTCCCCCACCCCTTTATTTTACAGCTGAGGAAATAGGATTGTAAAGACGTTTTGCAGTGTAAGTAATGTCATACAATGTATGGCAGACTTGCCCTCAATGCCAAGTCCTTTTGCCTCTGAAGCCCATGTTTTTTCCCCTGCCCCTGTACTGCCCCTGTTGTCTCTGTTCCTCTGGGGATTCCCAGCAT contains the following coding sequences:
- the LOC142447056 gene encoding NXPE family member 4-like, with the translated sequence MRTLASPTETDLRIKEIMKQLDQLIPPRPFPHMNSTTSATHSTVTLLNPRDTYCAGEHLDLLLEVRDHLGHRKKYGGDFLRARMSSPALRAGASGEVTDFHNGSYLIRFTLFWEGPVSLSLLLIHPSEGVSALWRARSQGYNKVIFTAQFSNGTLHANTECRLVFNSNVELCQYLDPQDQEAFYCVKPQHIPCAALSHMHSKNMQVSYLSKQESALFERSNVGVEIIENFKTIHVSNCDKKAVPRKEKCKLGMTSSVPSGYVWEDTWNPASCSLTPIKMKECLKGKFIYLLGDSTIRQWMEYFKETINTLKSVDLHISGKFQHQLAVDLDSNINIQWQKHSYPLIGSLTYSVKEMEYIARVIDRIGGGQKTIIVISLGQHFRPFPIDIFIRRVLNIHKAVRRLLWRSPDTMVIIKTENVREMYSDTERFGNFHGYIQYLVLKDIFQDLHIGIIDAWDISIAYGINNVHPPRSVIRNQINLFLNYIC